The Phaeobacter gallaeciensis DSM 26640 genomic sequence TGGGCATGGCAATGGAAATCACGACAGCGGATGATGATCTGCATGTCATCGCCATGAACACAGAACATTTCTTTCCTGTTGCAACCAGTGAAGCGTTCATCGAATTGCTGCGCGCCAAGGCTGCCGGTGGGGACGCAACCAAGGCGTTTGCCGCAAAATATCCCGCATTGAAGGCCTACAAAGCTTATCACAGCGCGTTGGCCAAAACCCTGCGCCCCTACGAAGGCACAACTTTCAACAGCGTGAATTCCTTCTATCTGGTGGATGAGGCTGGCACACAAACGGCGATGCGTTTCTCATTCCGACCTTCCGGAGAAGAGGGTATTGTTACCGAGACTCACCCTAATTTCTTCTTGGAAAACATGCAGAAAAACATCGCTGACGGTGGCGTTTCCTGGGACATGGTTGTGACATTGGCCAATCCAGATGACGTTGTCGCGGACCCGTCCGTTCAATGGACCGGGGACCATACCGAGATCGTCGCGGCTCGCTTTACCGCAAAAGCCGCAATGGCTGAAAGTGACGGTCAATGTGATGCGCTCAACTTTGACCCAATGGTGCTGAGCGACGGGTTTGCCCCCTCGGAAGATCCCATGTTGCAGGTTCGATCAATGATCTACGCACTCGGCGTTGGACAGCGTCTCTCCGAAAAGGAATGATTGTTACCAATAAAACCTTGCAAGGGGCAGCGCTGTGCAAGCGGGCTGCCCCCGAACGGTAAATTCAGTGCTGCCCTTCAACTGACTTGTTGCTGCCATGCGCCTCCCGCGTCTGGTAGCTGTTGCAAGTTGCATTTATTCGGCGCCCGGATAAGTGCAAGCCGCTACAGGTACATAGGCAAGGTGCGCTACCATCAGCTCCCATGCGTCAGGTTTTTGGTAAGTCGGGTCAGGTTGGTGGTAATCTGATCCAATGCCTCCGGCTCCATCTCTGTGGCTTCCACAAGACATGATGTTATTTCGCGTGAGGCTGCGTGCAAGTCCCGGCCCTTGCCGGTCAGATGCACAAACACTTGACGTTCGTCCTTGGTGCCCCGGATCCGTTGCACCAAGCCTGAACTTTCCAGCCGCTTGAGCAGCGGTGTGAGGGTGCTGGTTTTCAAGGAGAGCTGT encodes the following:
- a CDS encoding catalase, with product MRTRVLAICLSLAALPVAAEGDFDTEGGFAAFEQLFGVTEGKRRNHTKGFCVEGELTPVGDAIHAYSNSPLFSGTSSVIARVSHKGGKPNPADDKYGLLGMAMEITTADDDLHVIAMNTEHFFPVATSEAFIELLRAKAAGGDATKAFAAKYPALKAYKAYHSALAKTLRPYEGTTFNSVNSFYLVDEAGTQTAMRFSFRPSGEEGIVTETHPNFFLENMQKNIADGGVSWDMVVTLANPDDVVADPSVQWTGDHTEIVAARFTAKAAMAESDGQCDALNFDPMVLSDGFAPSEDPMLQVRSMIYALGVGQRLSEKE
- a CDS encoding MarR family winged helix-turn-helix transcriptional regulator, with translation MSKLPENADEMFCFAVYNASHAINQLYGPLLRPLGLTYPQYITLMLLWERDAQGVGELAAQLSLKTSTLTPLLKRLESSGLVQRIRGTKDERQVFVHLTGKGRDLHAASREITSCLVEATEMEPEALDQITTNLTRLTKNLTHGS